The Leisingera daeponensis DSM 23529 genome includes the window ACCAGATCGCCTCGGCGATAGGGTCGCAAAGCTCTGGTGCCGGAGCCTGGCCGGCGATGGCGCCGAAACTGCCCTTGTAGAAGATCAGCGGCCGCGCCCCGGGATCGGTTGCCAGCTTCCGGACGCGGCCGATAAAGATCGTGTGATCGCCCGCCTGCACCTCGTTGACGATGTCGCAGGCATAGGCCGCCAGCGCGCCGCGGATCACCGGCAGGCGGTCGAGATCTTCGAATGGATTGGACAGCCCCTCGACCGGGCGTCCCGCGAAGTGCCAGGCCAGCCGCTCGGAGTTTTCAGACAGCGTGCTGACCGAGAAGCGCCCGGTCTGTTGCAGGTGCGGCAGGATCTTCGCGCGTTCCCCGATGGAGACGCAAATCAGCGGCGGATCAAGCGACACCG containing:
- a CDS encoding flavin reductase family protein, which encodes MTRPDPRQLRDACGLFGTGVNVIATRHADGDHGMTANAFMSVSLDPPLICVSIGERAKILPHLQQTGRFSVSTLSENSERLAWHFAGRPVEGLSNPFEDLDRLPVIRGALAAYACDIVNEVQAGDHTIFIGRVRKLATDPGARPLIFYKGSFGAIAGQAPAPELCDPIAEAIW